One Roseomonas sp. OT10 DNA window includes the following coding sequences:
- a CDS encoding HlyD family secretion protein has protein sequence MNAQTPSRPETADQATATPPAESAKRRVWRRVRPVLAVLVLSGAALGGNWWWQVGRFQQSTDNAYVQADIAVLSSRIDGEVAQILVEDNQAVTAGQALIRIDDRDWRARRDSAAADLAQAEAAIATVQAQLEQQRAQIAAADAQVAQAEAERVRAVANADRAGSLVRSGYTSREAGDQAVADRRKAEAAVSAAQANLAAARAALPVLEAQGRSAEARRDAARAGLDLAESNLAHAVIRAPFDGMVGNRAAQLGQHVGVGQSLIAVAPPPSRQYVVANFKETQVKRMRPGMPVTLSLDVGTELHGVVASLAPATGSQFSLLPPENATGNFTKVVQRVPVRIAIAPGQDTALLRPGLSVEAEVDTRADPHAPRGVLAAAAASLHLAR, from the coding sequence ATGAACGCACAGACCCCCAGCCGCCCCGAGACGGCCGACCAGGCCACCGCCACGCCCCCCGCGGAGAGCGCGAAGCGCCGCGTCTGGCGTCGCGTGCGGCCCGTCCTGGCCGTGCTCGTCCTGTCCGGGGCCGCCCTGGGCGGGAACTGGTGGTGGCAGGTCGGCCGTTTCCAGCAGAGCACGGACAACGCCTACGTGCAGGCGGACATCGCCGTCCTGTCCTCCCGCATCGACGGCGAGGTCGCGCAGATCCTGGTGGAGGACAACCAGGCGGTCACCGCCGGCCAGGCGCTGATCCGGATCGACGACCGCGACTGGCGGGCCCGGCGCGATTCGGCCGCCGCCGACCTCGCCCAGGCGGAGGCCGCCATCGCCACCGTCCAGGCCCAGCTCGAGCAGCAGCGGGCGCAGATCGCCGCCGCGGACGCGCAGGTCGCCCAGGCGGAGGCGGAGCGGGTCCGCGCCGTCGCCAATGCCGACCGCGCCGGCTCGCTGGTGCGCAGCGGCTACACCAGCCGCGAGGCGGGGGACCAGGCCGTCGCCGACCGCCGCAAGGCGGAGGCCGCGGTGAGCGCCGCCCAGGCCAACCTCGCCGCCGCCCGCGCCGCCCTGCCGGTGCTGGAGGCGCAGGGCCGCTCCGCCGAGGCGCGCCGCGATGCCGCCCGGGCCGGGCTGGACCTGGCCGAGAGCAACCTCGCCCATGCGGTCATCCGCGCGCCCTTCGACGGGATGGTGGGCAACCGCGCCGCCCAGCTCGGCCAGCATGTCGGGGTGGGGCAGTCGCTGATCGCCGTCGCCCCGCCGCCGTCGCGGCAATACGTGGTCGCCAACTTCAAGGAGACCCAGGTGAAGCGCATGCGCCCCGGCATGCCCGTGACGCTCTCCCTGGACGTGGGCACGGAGCTGCACGGGGTGGTGGCCAGCCTGGCCCCGGCCACCGGCTCCCAGTTCAGCCTGCTGCCGCCGGAGAACGCCACGGGCAACTTCACCAAGGTCGTGCAGCGCGTCCCGGTGCGCATCGCCATCGCACCGGGGCAGGACACCGCCCTGTTGCGCCCGGGCCTGTCGGTCGAGGCGGAGGTGGACACGCGCGCCGACCCGCATGCCCCGCGCGGCGTCCTGGCCGCCGCCGCGGCCAGCCTGCACCTGGCGCGCTAG
- a CDS encoding TetR/AcrR family transcriptional regulator — protein sequence MSAALLPLTDPEPTAPSEAAETSPKRRAILDAAGKLFMDQGYAAVSMDAVARAAGVSKATLYAHFAGKDALFGAIVGERCVAMAEQTNALVDPALPIRQALCEVGRSWLGFILRPASMAIHRVVMAEGGRFPDLARAFHEAGPKRGRVWLAGWMALAQQRGELLAEADPKAMAGQFGALLRGELYLDVALGFPPDEMEAAIEAAVLAAVDLFLRAYGTPAAAG from the coding sequence ATGTCCGCCGCCCTGCTGCCCCTGACCGACCCGGAGCCCACCGCGCCGAGCGAGGCCGCCGAGACGTCGCCCAAGCGCCGTGCCATCCTCGATGCGGCGGGCAAGCTCTTCATGGACCAGGGCTACGCGGCGGTGTCGATGGATGCGGTGGCGCGGGCCGCCGGCGTGTCCAAGGCCACGCTCTACGCGCATTTCGCCGGCAAGGATGCGCTGTTCGGAGCCATCGTCGGCGAGCGCTGCGTCGCCATGGCCGAGCAGACCAACGCCCTGGTCGACCCCGCCCTGCCGATCCGCCAGGCGTTGTGCGAGGTCGGGCGCTCCTGGCTGGGCTTCATCCTGCGCCCCGCCTCCATGGCCATCCACCGGGTGGTGATGGCGGAGGGCGGGCGCTTTCCCGACCTCGCCCGCGCCTTCCACGAGGCGGGGCCGAAGCGCGGCCGCGTCTGGCTCGCCGGCTGGATGGCCCTGGCCCAGCAGCGTGGCGAGCTGCTGGCGGAGGCCGATCCGAAGGCCATGGCCGGCCAGTTCGGCGCCCTGCTGCGTGGCGAGCTCTACCTGGACGTGGCGCTGGGCTTCCCGCCGGACGAGATGGAGGCGGCGATCGAGGCGGCCGTGCTGGCGGCCGTGGACCTGTTCCTGCGCGCCTACGGCACCCCGGCCGCGGCGGGCTGA
- a CDS encoding type III PLP-dependent enzyme, producing MTPKIARFLREAEPATPCLVLDVDRVEENYRRLSAALPLARIYYAVKANPAAPILERLVGLDSAFDAASLEEVEMCLAAGARAESISFGNTVKKESAIRAAFGHGVRMFAFDSEGELRKLARSAPGARVYCRILVGNDGAEWPLSRKFGCEVEMAAKLMVQAGELGLDPYGISFHVGSQQTRTAAYEAAIAKVGMLFTDLQEAGVKLRMVNLGGGYPVRYRSEVPQIDEIGDAIMGAMARAFGNALPEMVIEPGRFIVGDAGVVSSEVVLVSRKGEEDPVRWVYLDIGRFGGLAETEGESIKYAFRTPHDGEAEGPVTIAGPTCDSTDTLYEKSNYRLPLALDSGDRIELLATGAYVTTYASQRFNGFAPLAEHYV from the coding sequence ATGACCCCCAAGATCGCCCGTTTCCTTCGCGAGGCCGAGCCGGCCACCCCCTGCCTGGTCCTGGACGTGGACCGGGTCGAGGAGAACTACCGGCGCCTGTCGGCCGCGCTGCCGCTCGCCCGCATCTACTACGCCGTGAAGGCCAATCCCGCCGCGCCGATCCTGGAGCGGCTGGTCGGGCTCGACTCCGCCTTCGACGCCGCCTCGCTGGAGGAGGTGGAGATGTGCCTCGCCGCCGGTGCGCGCGCGGAGTCCATCTCCTTCGGCAACACCGTGAAGAAGGAGAGCGCCATCAGGGCCGCCTTCGGCCACGGCGTGCGGATGTTCGCCTTCGACTCCGAGGGGGAGCTGCGGAAGCTCGCCCGCTCGGCGCCGGGCGCGCGCGTCTACTGCCGCATCCTGGTGGGCAATGACGGCGCCGAATGGCCGCTCAGCCGCAAGTTCGGCTGCGAGGTCGAGATGGCGGCGAAGCTGATGGTGCAGGCGGGCGAGCTGGGCCTCGACCCCTACGGCATCTCCTTCCACGTCGGCAGCCAGCAGACCCGCACCGCGGCCTACGAGGCGGCGATCGCCAAGGTCGGCATGCTGTTCACCGACCTCCAGGAGGCGGGGGTGAAGCTGCGCATGGTCAACCTGGGCGGCGGCTACCCCGTGCGCTACCGCTCCGAGGTGCCGCAGATCGACGAGATCGGCGACGCCATCATGGGCGCCATGGCGCGGGCCTTCGGCAACGCGCTGCCGGAGATGGTGATCGAGCCGGGCCGCTTCATCGTGGGCGATGCCGGCGTCGTCTCCTCCGAGGTGGTGCTGGTCTCCCGCAAGGGCGAGGAGGATCCGGTGCGCTGGGTCTACCTCGACATCGGCCGCTTCGGCGGGCTGGCGGAGACCGAGGGCGAGTCGATCAAGTACGCCTTCCGCACGCCGCATGACGGCGAGGCGGAGGGTCCGGTGACCATCGCGGGCCCCACCTGCGACAGCACCGACACGCTGTACGAGAAGTCCAACTACCGCCTGCCGCTGGCGCTGGACTCGGGCGACCGGATCGAGCTGCTGGCGACGGGGGCCTATGTGACCACCTACGCCAGCCAGCGCTTCAACGGCTTCGCCCCGCTGGCCGAGCATTACGTCTAA
- a CDS encoding Lrp/AsnC family transcriptional regulator, producing MDEIDRNILIALQQDGAAGLADLAKVAGLSVSATAERVKRLEERGTIRGWRADLDPAAIGCPLLAFVFVQLRPGRDDAAFRKAMNRMEPVLECHAVTGPWSCLLKLRLPDLATLERFVAAEVRGQPGVERTETILAIASAKETSILPVAEADEE from the coding sequence ATGGACGAGATCGACCGCAACATCCTGATCGCCCTCCAGCAGGACGGGGCGGCGGGGCTGGCGGACCTGGCGAAGGTGGCGGGGCTCTCCGTCTCGGCGACGGCGGAGCGGGTGAAGCGGCTGGAGGAGCGCGGCACCATCCGCGGCTGGCGCGCGGACCTGGACCCGGCCGCCATCGGCTGCCCCCTGCTGGCCTTCGTCTTCGTGCAGCTTCGCCCCGGCCGCGACGACGCCGCCTTCCGCAAGGCGATGAACCGCATGGAGCCCGTGCTGGAGTGCCACGCCGTCACCGGCCCCTGGTCCTGCCTGCTCAAGCTGCGCCTGCCGGACCTCGCCACGCTGGAACGCTTCGTCGCCGCCGAGGTGCGCGGCCAGCCGGGGGTGGAACGGACGGAAACCATCCTGGCCATCGCCTCGGCCAAGGAGACCTCGATCCTGCCGGTGGCCGAGGCGGACGAGGAATAG
- a CDS encoding ABC transporter substrate-binding protein, with the protein MTVTQAKPTHRAGLALRLLGGAALAVPLAATPATAQTVTIAIGGSVTSLDPHFYNASPNHSVAAHFFDKLVEFTGRTQMVPQLAESWRPISDTVWEFKLRPGVKWHDGRDFTAEDVAFTIQRAPDVPNSPGGFGSFVRAIQKVEIVDPLTIRFHTPGPYPLLPTDFTSVYVISRHAGTGASTEDYNSGKAVVGTGPYRFGSYSPGTRVQMTRNDAYWEGRPSWERVDFRIISSPPARTAAILSGDVDIIDTVPSSDLARLRGDQRVRLSSIQGLRLIYMAPDRSRTADPIFVTDNDGKPLAQNPFNDLRVRQALNIAIDRQAITQRVMEGTATPNGQWLPPGTYSYNPDVQPPAYDPNRAKALLAEAGFPNGFRMTLHTPNDRYPNDARTAQAVAQMWTRVGVQTQVEALPWSAFSVRSARQEFGMRLLGWGSPTGEASYALVGILNTFDAAKRTGPNNTGRYSNPQLDALTERATATLDDGAREALLRQAVKMAMDDVAIIPLHQLTNTWAVRGGLQHEPRADERTRAMDLKPGNS; encoded by the coding sequence ATGACTGTTACTCAAGCCAAACCAACCCACCGAGCGGGGCTGGCCCTGCGGCTGCTGGGCGGCGCCGCCCTGGCCGTCCCGCTGGCGGCAACACCCGCCACGGCGCAGACGGTCACCATCGCCATCGGCGGCTCGGTCACCTCGCTCGACCCGCATTTCTACAACGCCTCGCCGAACCACAGCGTGGCGGCGCATTTCTTCGACAAGCTCGTGGAATTCACCGGCCGCACCCAGATGGTGCCGCAGCTCGCGGAATCCTGGCGCCCGATCTCGGACACGGTCTGGGAGTTCAAGCTGCGGCCCGGCGTGAAGTGGCACGACGGGCGTGACTTCACCGCCGAGGACGTGGCCTTCACCATCCAGCGCGCGCCGGACGTGCCCAACAGCCCCGGCGGCTTCGGCTCCTTCGTCCGCGCCATCCAGAAGGTGGAGATCGTCGACCCGCTGACGATCCGCTTCCACACCCCGGGGCCCTACCCGCTGCTGCCGACGGACTTCACCTCCGTCTACGTCATCTCGCGCCATGCGGGCACCGGCGCCAGCACGGAGGACTACAACAGCGGCAAGGCGGTGGTCGGCACCGGCCCCTACCGCTTCGGCAGCTACTCCCCCGGCACGCGCGTGCAGATGACGCGCAACGACGCCTACTGGGAGGGCAGGCCGTCCTGGGAGCGGGTGGACTTCCGCATCATCTCCTCGCCCCCCGCCCGCACCGCGGCCATCCTCTCGGGCGACGTGGACATCATCGACACCGTCCCCTCCTCCGACCTCGCGCGGCTGCGCGGCGACCAGCGGGTGCGGCTCTCCTCCATCCAGGGGCTGCGGCTGATCTACATGGCGCCGGACCGCTCCCGCACGGCGGACCCGATCTTCGTCACCGACAACGACGGCAAGCCGCTGGCGCAGAACCCGTTCAACGACCTGCGGGTGCGCCAGGCGCTCAACATCGCCATCGACCGCCAGGCCATCACCCAGCGCGTCATGGAGGGTACGGCCACGCCGAACGGGCAGTGGCTGCCGCCGGGGACCTATTCCTACAACCCCGACGTGCAGCCGCCGGCCTATGACCCGAACCGCGCCAAGGCGCTGCTGGCCGAGGCGGGCTTCCCCAACGGCTTCCGCATGACGCTGCACACGCCCAACGACCGCTATCCCAACGATGCCCGCACCGCCCAGGCGGTGGCGCAGATGTGGACGCGCGTCGGCGTGCAGACCCAGGTGGAGGCGCTGCCCTGGAGCGCCTTCTCCGTCCGCAGCGCGCGGCAGGAGTTCGGGATGCGGCTGCTCGGCTGGGGCTCGCCCACCGGCGAGGCCTCCTACGCGCTGGTGGGCATCCTCAACACCTTCGATGCCGCGAAGCGCACCGGCCCCAACAACACCGGCCGCTATTCCAACCCGCAGCTCGACGCCCTGACCGAGCGCGCCACCGCGACGCTGGACGACGGCGCGCGCGAGGCGCTGTTGCGCCAGGCGGTGAAGATGGCCATGGACGACGTGGCGATCATCCCGCTGCACCAGCTCACCAACACCTGGGCGGTGCGCGGCGGGCTGCAGCACGAGCCGCGCGCCGACGAGCGGACCCGGGCGATGGACCTGAAGCCGGGCAACAGCTAG